Proteins co-encoded in one Dyella japonica A8 genomic window:
- a CDS encoding cold-shock protein, giving the protein MSDREVGTVKWFNDAKGFGFISRESGPDVFVHFRAISGSGFRSLKEGQKVSFKVVQGQKGLQADEVAPA; this is encoded by the coding sequence ATGTCGGATCGTGAAGTTGGCACAGTCAAATGGTTCAACGACGCCAAGGGCTTTGGCTTCATCAGTCGTGAGAGTGGCCCGGACGTGTTCGTGCATTTCCGCGCAATCAGCGGCTCGGGTTTCCGCAGCCTGAAGGAAGGCCAGAAGGTGAGCTTCAAGGTGGTGCAGGGCCAGAAAGGCCTGCAGGCCGATGAAGTGGCGCCGGCCTGA
- the phbB gene encoding acetoacetyl-CoA reductase translates to MTQRTALVTGGTGGIGTAIIRYLARQGHRVATNYRDQAKAEAVKEMMAKEGIEVMLVPGDVKDPDSCEAMVRIIEGGLGPVEILVNNAGITRDTTFHKMTYPQWMEVVNTNLNACFNVTRPVIEGMRNRKWGRIVQISSINGQKGQYGQANYAAAKAGMHGFTISLAQENAKFGITVNTVSPGYVGTDMVMAVPEDVREKIVAQIPVGRLGKPEEIAHAVAFLTGEEAAWITGANLSINGGHYMGW, encoded by the coding sequence ATGACGCAACGCACGGCTTTGGTCACTGGCGGCACGGGTGGTATCGGCACCGCGATCATTCGCTATCTCGCACGCCAAGGGCATCGGGTCGCCACCAATTACCGCGACCAGGCCAAGGCCGAAGCGGTGAAAGAGATGATGGCGAAGGAAGGCATCGAAGTGATGCTGGTGCCGGGCGACGTGAAGGATCCCGATTCCTGCGAGGCCATGGTGCGCATCATCGAAGGTGGACTGGGCCCGGTGGAGATCCTGGTCAACAACGCCGGCATCACCCGTGACACCACCTTCCACAAGATGACCTATCCGCAGTGGATGGAAGTGGTGAACACCAACCTCAATGCCTGTTTCAACGTCACCCGCCCGGTGATCGAAGGCATGCGCAACCGCAAGTGGGGCCGCATCGTGCAGATCAGTTCGATCAACGGCCAGAAGGGCCAGTACGGCCAGGCCAACTACGCCGCCGCCAAGGCCGGCATGCATGGCTTCACCATCTCGCTGGCCCAGGAAAACGCCAAGTTCGGCATCACCGTGAACACCGTGTCACCGGGTTACGTGGGCACCGACATGGTGATGGCCGTGCCGGAGGACGTGCGCGAGAAGATCGTGGCGCAGATCCCCGTCGGCCGCCTGGGCAAGCCCGAGGAAATCGCGCATGCCGTGGCTTTCCTGACGGGCGAGGAAGCTGCTTGGATCACCGGCGCCAACCTCTCCATCAACGGCGGGCATTACATGGGTTGGTGA
- a CDS encoding NADH:flavin oxidoreductase/NADH oxidase, whose translation MKLFTPYAQRSLTLRNRIVIAPMCQYSATDGIPDDWHLVHLGSRAVGGAGLVIAEATAVSPEGRISPGDVGLWSEAHQAAWQPITRFIKAHGAVAGVQLAHAGRKASAQRPWEGGGPLAADAGAWQTVAPSAVPFDKHWHVPQALDTQSIATIVADFRAAAERALAAGFELIELHGAHGYLLHQFLSPLSNQRTDEYGGSFENRTRLVREVITAVREVWPEHLPLWLRISATDWSEGGWDIEQSVQLAHMVKPMGVDLIDVSSGGLVPHVKIPVSPGYQVPFAARLRHDAGIATGAVGLITESTHAARIIDEGAADVVLIARESLRDPYFPRRAAQELGVAITAPVQYQRAW comes from the coding sequence ATGAAACTCTTCACTCCCTACGCGCAACGCAGTCTTACCCTTCGCAACCGCATCGTCATCGCGCCGATGTGCCAGTACTCGGCCACCGATGGCATCCCCGATGACTGGCATCTGGTGCACCTGGGCAGCCGTGCCGTCGGCGGCGCCGGGCTGGTGATCGCCGAGGCCACCGCGGTGTCGCCGGAAGGCCGTATTTCCCCAGGTGACGTGGGTCTGTGGAGCGAGGCGCACCAGGCCGCGTGGCAGCCGATCACCCGCTTCATCAAGGCCCATGGTGCGGTCGCTGGCGTCCAGCTTGCCCACGCCGGGCGCAAGGCCAGCGCCCAGCGCCCGTGGGAAGGCGGTGGTCCGCTCGCCGCCGATGCCGGCGCCTGGCAGACCGTGGCGCCGTCCGCCGTGCCGTTCGACAAGCACTGGCACGTCCCGCAGGCGCTGGACACGCAGAGCATCGCCACGATCGTCGCCGATTTCCGCGCGGCGGCCGAGCGCGCACTGGCGGCAGGCTTCGAGCTGATCGAGCTGCATGGCGCGCATGGTTACCTGCTGCACCAGTTCCTGTCGCCGCTCAGCAACCAGCGTACCGATGAATACGGCGGCAGCTTCGAGAACCGCACGCGCCTGGTGCGCGAAGTGATCACCGCTGTGCGCGAGGTCTGGCCGGAGCACCTGCCACTGTGGCTGCGCATTTCCGCCACGGACTGGAGCGAGGGTGGCTGGGATATCGAGCAGAGCGTGCAGTTGGCCCATATGGTCAAGCCCATGGGCGTCGACCTGATCGACGTGTCCAGCGGCGGCCTGGTACCGCACGTGAAGATCCCGGTGTCGCCTGGTTACCAGGTGCCGTTCGCGGCGCGTCTGCGCCATGACGCGGGCATCGCCACCGGTGCGGTGGGCCTCATCACTGAATCCACACATGCCGCGCGCATCATCGACGAAGGCGCCGCCGACGTGGTGCTGATCGCACGCGAGAGTCTGCGCGATCCCTATTTCCCGCGCCGTGCCGCGCAGGAGCTTGGCGTCGCCATCACCGCGCCCGTGCAGTACCAGCGTGCCTGGTAA
- a CDS encoding tRNA threonylcarbamoyladenosine dehydratase, translating to MQIENAATVEEHAAPAADQVGAAFPRERFAGVERLYGLGSLDRLMQAHVCVIGIGGVGSWAAEALARSGVGHLTLIDADEICVSNTNRQLHALDGQYGKSKVKVIEDRLRAINPAIKVDAIERFLTTSTLDELLDRGYDVVLDACDAFRVKLEAIAWCRRRKLPMVSVGSAGGRTDPTQVRVRDLSRTEHDAMFSLIRKKLRADFNFPRNPDRYFGVSAVYSLQNVQYPQPDGTVCGTRPPVANGAEALNLACGGGLGAATHVTGAFAFAAVGKVMEKLLG from the coding sequence ATGCAGATCGAAAACGCCGCCACGGTGGAAGAACACGCAGCCCCCGCTGCCGACCAGGTTGGCGCGGCGTTCCCGCGCGAGCGCTTCGCGGGCGTGGAGCGCCTCTATGGCCTGGGCAGCCTGGACCGGCTGATGCAGGCCCATGTCTGCGTGATCGGCATTGGTGGCGTGGGCTCGTGGGCGGCCGAAGCGCTGGCGCGCAGCGGCGTGGGTCACCTCACGCTGATCGACGCGGACGAGATCTGCGTATCCAACACCAATCGCCAGTTGCACGCCCTCGACGGCCAATACGGCAAGTCCAAGGTCAAGGTGATCGAAGATCGCCTGCGCGCGATCAACCCCGCGATCAAGGTGGACGCCATCGAGCGCTTCCTCACCACGTCCACGCTCGATGAACTGCTCGACCGTGGCTACGACGTGGTGCTGGACGCTTGCGACGCCTTCCGCGTGAAGCTGGAAGCCATCGCATGGTGTCGCCGGCGCAAGTTGCCGATGGTGAGCGTGGGCTCCGCAGGCGGTCGCACCGACCCCACCCAGGTCCGTGTGCGCGATCTTTCGCGTACCGAGCACGACGCGATGTTCAGCCTGATTCGCAAAAAGCTCCGGGCTGATTTCAACTTCCCGCGTAATCCGGATCGCTACTTTGGGGTGTCGGCGGTGTATTCGCTGCAGAACGTGCAGTACCCGCAGCCGGACGGCACGGTGTGCGGCACGCGTCCGCCGGTGGCCAATGGTGCGGAAGCGCTGAACCTGGCCTGCGGTGGCGGGCTTGGCGCCGCCACGCATGTCACCGGGGCGTTTGCCTTTGCGGCGGTGGGGAAGGTGATGGAGAAGCTGCTGGGCTAG
- a CDS encoding winged helix-turn-helix domain-containing protein: MSLAQAQRLHLAAQGLLGKPKGRAKKKDVVDIVARMRLLQIDSIHVVARSPYLVLHSRLGDYEPQWLEDVLDSGRLAESWAHEACFVPAADLPLHQAWRRQRAMHWAYKHADRMHREHRDGMDALLARIRDNGAARAADFESETRSAGGWWSWKPEKRWLEAWFALGELMVTRRERFQRVYDLTERVLEKLDPPLDRDLLGLDHEALRRRFIVDSVRALGIAQARWIADYYRLKPAVTDKELAPLVASGELLTVQVADWSMPTYVHRDHAALLAQAASGQLRATHTTLLSPFDPVVWDRARALALFGFEYTIECYVPAPKRQYGYYVLPILHRGRLVGRLDAKAHRREGVFEIKALFLEPDVEATPRLLEDLAGAIRASAQWHETPKVKLARSRPASVAAALRTLLR, translated from the coding sequence TTGAGCCTGGCGCAAGCACAGCGTCTTCACCTGGCAGCGCAGGGCTTGCTCGGCAAGCCCAAGGGGCGCGCGAAAAAAAAGGATGTCGTCGATATCGTTGCACGCATGCGGCTGTTGCAGATCGACAGCATCCATGTCGTTGCACGCAGTCCGTACCTGGTGCTGCATTCGCGACTGGGCGACTACGAACCGCAATGGTTGGAGGACGTCCTGGACAGCGGGCGCCTTGCGGAAAGCTGGGCGCACGAGGCGTGTTTCGTGCCCGCGGCGGATCTTCCGCTGCACCAGGCCTGGCGCAGGCAGCGTGCGATGCATTGGGCATACAAGCATGCCGACCGTATGCACCGCGAGCACCGCGACGGCATGGATGCACTGCTTGCGCGCATACGCGACAACGGTGCGGCGCGCGCGGCGGATTTCGAAAGCGAAACGCGCAGCGCCGGCGGCTGGTGGTCCTGGAAGCCGGAGAAGCGTTGGCTGGAAGCATGGTTCGCGCTGGGCGAATTGATGGTGACGCGTCGCGAACGCTTCCAGCGTGTTTACGACCTGACCGAACGCGTGCTGGAAAAACTCGATCCACCACTGGATCGCGATTTGCTCGGGCTCGATCACGAAGCATTGCGTCGCCGCTTCATCGTCGACAGCGTGCGCGCACTGGGCATCGCGCAGGCACGCTGGATCGCCGATTACTACCGGTTGAAGCCCGCCGTGACGGACAAGGAACTCGCGCCGCTGGTGGCCAGTGGCGAATTGCTGACGGTGCAGGTGGCGGACTGGAGCATGCCGACCTATGTGCATCGCGATCACGCTGCGCTGCTGGCGCAGGCCGCATCAGGCCAGTTGCGCGCCACGCATACCACCTTGCTGTCACCGTTCGACCCGGTGGTGTGGGACCGTGCGCGTGCCCTGGCGTTGTTCGGCTTCGAATACACCATCGAGTGCTATGTGCCCGCACCCAAGCGCCAGTACGGCTACTACGTGCTGCCCATCCTCCACCGGGGGCGGCTGGTGGGTCGCCTCGATGCGAAAGCGCATCGTCGCGAGGGTGTGTTCGAGATCAAGGCGTTGTTTCTCGAGCCGGATGTCGAGGCCACGCCACGGCTGCTGGAAGACCTTGCCGGCGCCATCCGGGCGTCCGCGCAGTGGCACGAAACGCCCAAGGTGAAGCTTGCGCGCAGCCGGCCCGCGTCCGTGGCTGCCGCGCTGCGCACGTTGTTGCGCTGA
- a CDS encoding alpha/beta hydrolase family protein, producing MSATVSIPATPPPCHALPAVAVDGARAEVMLQRPAGRATQLLYWVPALGVAAKHYLPLAQALATHGIAVAIHEWRGIGSSNKRAGRREDWGYRELLEDDLPAGIAVARAAVPHAPLYLGGHSLGAQIASLYTSLHPEEAAGLLAVASGAPYWRQFPQGRLLWFAYALAPWLARLVGYLPGRRIGFGGNEARRLIDDWARTGRTGRYAAVGMGIDFEAALGRLDLPVLGLRLQDDWLVPEASLSWLLGKVPRGTHTQQVVTAAELDSDKADHFRWMKTPWPVATRMAAWLEAQSTR from the coding sequence ATGTCCGCGACTGTTTCCATTCCCGCCACGCCTCCGCCTTGCCACGCATTGCCCGCCGTTGCCGTCGATGGCGCGCGCGCCGAGGTGATGCTGCAACGCCCCGCCGGCCGCGCAACGCAACTGCTTTACTGGGTGCCGGCCTTGGGTGTGGCGGCCAAACACTACCTGCCGCTGGCACAGGCACTGGCCACCCATGGCATCGCGGTGGCGATCCACGAATGGCGCGGCATCGGCTCCAGCAACAAGCGCGCGGGCCGTCGCGAAGACTGGGGTTATCGGGAGCTGCTGGAAGACGACCTGCCGGCCGGCATCGCCGTCGCCCGCGCCGCCGTGCCGCACGCACCGTTGTACCTCGGGGGCCATAGCCTGGGTGCGCAGATCGCATCGCTCTACACGAGCCTGCATCCGGAAGAGGCCGCCGGCCTGCTGGCGGTAGCGAGCGGCGCGCCGTACTGGCGACAGTTTCCGCAAGGCCGCCTGCTGTGGTTCGCCTATGCGCTGGCACCCTGGCTCGCGCGTCTGGTGGGCTATCTTCCGGGGCGAAGGATCGGCTTTGGCGGCAACGAGGCAAGGCGGCTGATCGACGATTGGGCGCGCACCGGCCGCACCGGACGTTACGCTGCCGTAGGCATGGGCATTGATTTCGAAGCTGCACTGGGCCGGCTCGACCTGCCGGTACTCGGGCTGCGGCTGCAGGACGACTGGCTTGTTCCCGAGGCGTCACTGTCATGGTTGCTGGGGAAAGTGCCGCGCGGCACCCACACGCAGCAGGTGGTCACGGCCGCCGAGCTGGACAGCGACAAAGCGGATCATTTCCGCTGGATGAAAACGCCATGGCCCGTTGCGACGCGGATGGCGGCGTGGCTGGAAGCCCAATCTACCCGATGA
- a CDS encoding cold-shock protein, which translates to MSDRQIGTVKWFNDAKGFGFISRDNGPDVFVHFRAIQGNGFKSLVEGQKVSFKVVQGQKGLQADEVIPQ; encoded by the coding sequence ATGTCTGATCGTCAGATCGGTACCGTCAAGTGGTTCAACGATGCCAAGGGTTTCGGCTTCATCAGCCGTGACAACGGCCCGGATGTCTTCGTGCATTTCCGCGCGATCCAGGGCAACGGCTTCAAGAGCCTCGTCGAAGGCCAGAAGGTTTCCTTCAAGGTCGTGCAGGGCCAGAAGGGCCTGCAGGCTGACGAAGTGATCCCGCAGTAA
- a CDS encoding pirin family protein, with protein sequence MEQQPILIEGRVHDLGDGFNVRRLLPVLQARHVGPFVFFDYMGPVTFLDDKGMDVRPHPHIGLATVTWLFEGVIRHRDSIGSIADIRPGEVNWMTAGRGIVHSERTPPEARGGGHRAHGIQVWVALPQKDAEVAPEFHHHGADELPRISLPGAELVLIAGTGYGKESPVKVFAPMFFVEATLEAGASLPWPQEHVERGVCVVDGEVEWDGVTVPPMQAAVQAGPDSPPLRARSKSRVMLFGGAPLDGERHLWWNFVASTRERIEQAKADWAAQRMGKVIGDEGEFIPLPA encoded by the coding sequence ATGGAACAGCAACCGATATTGATCGAGGGCCGCGTGCACGACCTGGGCGACGGCTTCAACGTGCGCCGCCTGCTGCCTGTGCTGCAGGCACGCCACGTGGGGCCGTTCGTGTTTTTCGACTACATGGGGCCGGTCACTTTCCTCGATGACAAGGGCATGGACGTGCGCCCGCACCCGCACATCGGCCTGGCGACGGTGACGTGGTTGTTCGAGGGCGTGATCCGCCATCGCGACAGCATCGGCAGCATCGCGGACATTCGTCCCGGCGAGGTGAACTGGATGACGGCCGGCCGCGGCATCGTGCATTCCGAGCGCACGCCGCCGGAAGCGCGTGGTGGCGGCCATCGTGCGCATGGCATCCAGGTATGGGTGGCGTTGCCACAGAAGGATGCGGAGGTGGCGCCGGAATTCCATCATCACGGCGCCGATGAGCTGCCCAGGATTTCCCTGCCGGGCGCGGAGCTCGTGCTGATCGCCGGTACCGGCTATGGCAAGGAATCGCCGGTGAAGGTGTTCGCGCCGATGTTCTTCGTCGAGGCGACGCTGGAGGCGGGAGCGTCATTGCCGTGGCCGCAGGAACACGTCGAGCGTGGCGTGTGCGTGGTCGACGGCGAGGTGGAATGGGACGGCGTGACCGTACCGCCCATGCAGGCGGCGGTGCAGGCCGGCCCCGATTCACCACCGCTGCGGGCGCGCAGCAAGAGCCGCGTGATGCTGTTCGGCGGCGCGCCGCTGGATGGCGAACGTCACCTGTGGTGGAACTTCGTTGCCAGCACGCGCGAGCGCATCGAGCAGGCCAAGGCGGACTGGGCGGCGCAGCGCATGGGCAAGGTCATCGGCGACGAGGGAGAGTTCATCCCGCTGCCGGCCTGA
- a CDS encoding cytochrome c, with translation MRSALLLVLGLAIGIVGTVFAMNALQERQPYSHHLMMTMAHHAGALSAAVKAQKCDAAQSQQHIARLLETQTDLGEAFPGVDQPFKDEAAKLREKTQAAIQAAPADCAALAAAIKPIGETCQSCHQQYR, from the coding sequence ATGCGTTCCGCCCTATTGCTCGTGCTCGGCCTGGCCATCGGTATCGTCGGCACCGTGTTCGCCATGAATGCCCTGCAGGAGCGCCAGCCGTACTCGCACCACCTGATGATGACCATGGCCCACCACGCCGGCGCACTGAGCGCGGCGGTGAAGGCGCAGAAGTGCGATGCCGCCCAGTCGCAACAGCACATCGCCCGCCTGCTGGAGACCCAGACGGACCTAGGTGAGGCCTTCCCGGGCGTGGATCAACCGTTCAAGGACGAGGCAGCCAAGCTGCGCGAGAAGACCCAGGCGGCCATCCAGGCGGCCCCGGCCGATTGCGCCGCGCTGGCGGCGGCGATCAAGCCGATCGGGGAAACCTGCCAGTCCTGCCATCAGCAGTACCGCTGA
- the htpX gene encoding protease HtpX, translating into MRRIALFLLTNIAVLFLLSIVCHLFGIDQWAAARGYGGMGNLLAYAAVIGMGGAFISLAMSKWTAKMSTGARVIEQPQNEAERWLVETVRRHAQNAGIGMPEVAIYDAPEMNAFATGMTRNSSLVAVSTGLLQQMDREQVSAVLGHEIGHVANGDMVTLTLVQGVLNTLVIVAARVVGRLVDSWLSGGRDRDGGGGIGYFVSVMVLQLVFGLFASMIVMAFSRWREFRADAAGAKLAGRGAMISALQRLQVQHGESTLPQTIAAFGISGHIASGLKNLFMSHPPLEERIAALQNAAGNA; encoded by the coding sequence ATGCGTCGCATCGCATTGTTCCTGCTTACCAATATCGCCGTACTTTTCCTGCTCAGCATCGTGTGCCATCTGTTTGGCATCGATCAGTGGGCCGCCGCCCGTGGTTACGGCGGCATGGGCAACCTGCTGGCCTACGCTGCCGTGATCGGCATGGGCGGCGCCTTCATCTCGCTGGCCATGTCCAAGTGGACGGCCAAGATGTCCACCGGCGCCCGCGTGATCGAACAGCCGCAGAACGAGGCTGAGCGCTGGCTGGTGGAAACCGTGCGCCGCCATGCGCAGAACGCCGGCATCGGTATGCCCGAGGTGGCGATCTACGACGCGCCGGAAATGAACGCCTTCGCCACCGGCATGACGAGAAACAGCTCGCTGGTGGCCGTAAGCACCGGCCTGCTGCAACAGATGGATCGTGAACAGGTCTCCGCCGTGCTCGGCCACGAGATTGGCCACGTAGCCAACGGCGACATGGTCACGCTGACCCTGGTCCAGGGCGTGCTGAACACGCTGGTGATCGTGGCGGCACGCGTGGTCGGCCGGCTGGTCGACAGCTGGCTGTCCGGCGGCCGTGACCGCGACGGTGGCGGCGGCATCGGCTATTTCGTCTCGGTGATGGTGCTGCAACTGGTGTTCGGCCTGTTCGCTTCGATGATCGTCATGGCCTTTTCGCGCTGGCGCGAGTTCCGCGCGGATGCGGCCGGCGCCAAACTGGCGGGCCGCGGCGCCATGATCTCCGCCCTGCAGCGCCTGCAGGTGCAGCACGGGGAAAGCACGCTGCCGCAGACCATCGCCGCCTTCGGCATCTCCGGCCACATCGCCTCGGGCCTCAAGAACCTGTTCATGAGCCACCCGCCGCTGGAAGAGCGCATCGCCGCCCTGCAGAACGCCGCCGGCAACGCCTGA
- the htpG gene encoding molecular chaperone HtpG, translated as MTNAAPETRKFEAEVAQVLHLVTHSLYSHKEIFLRELISNASDACDKLRFESIAHPALLAGEGELQIDVSWDPQARTVTVRDNGIGMSRDEVVANIGTIASSGTRRFLEAMSSQQKTDARLIGQFGVGFYSAFVVADRVTVLSRRADLPASEGVRWESDGKGEYTLAQADLPERGTAVILHLKADEDEFLKGWELRSLIRKYSDHVAFPIRMPKEEDGKPGNEWETVNDASALWAKPRSEISDEDYQSFYKSLGHDFNDALAWTHNRVEGSQSFTTLLYIPEQPPFDLMMGGRDERKGLKLYIKRVFIMDAAEELLPNYLRFVRGVVDADDLPLNVSREILQHNRQLERIRAACVKRVLDLLEKLSRDEPEKYATFYKAFGNTLKEGIGEDPANRERIAKLLRFASTKGDGAAQTVSLDDYISRMAMGQDTIWYITADSYAAALGSPQLEAFKAKGIEVLLMFDRVDEWMLNSLHEYEGKKLRNVAKGDLPLDEADKKQQEEASKAAEPLVHKLKELLGDRVGDVRVSARLTDSPSCLALSDYEMAPHLARLLREAGHDVPLAKPTLEVNPQHPLLKRVESEGDAVKAADLANLLLDQAEIAAGAQLPDPAAFVQRLNRLIVG; from the coding sequence ATGACGAACGCCGCGCCCGAAACCCGCAAATTCGAAGCCGAAGTCGCCCAGGTCCTCCACCTGGTCACGCATTCGCTGTACTCGCACAAGGAAATCTTCCTGCGCGAGCTGATCTCCAACGCCTCCGACGCCTGCGACAAGCTGCGCTTCGAATCCATTGCCCATCCCGCGCTGCTTGCCGGCGAGGGTGAGCTACAGATCGACGTGAGCTGGGACCCGCAGGCGCGCACCGTCACCGTGCGCGACAACGGCATCGGCATGAGCCGCGACGAAGTGGTGGCCAACATCGGCACCATCGCCAGCTCCGGCACGCGCCGTTTCCTGGAGGCCATGAGCTCCCAGCAGAAGACCGATGCACGCCTGATCGGCCAGTTCGGCGTGGGTTTCTACTCGGCCTTCGTGGTGGCCGACCGCGTCACCGTGCTCAGCCGCCGCGCCGACCTGCCGGCCAGCGAAGGCGTGCGGTGGGAGAGTGATGGCAAAGGCGAATACACCCTGGCGCAGGCCGACCTGCCCGAACGCGGCACGGCGGTGATCCTGCATCTGAAGGCCGATGAGGACGAGTTCCTCAAGGGCTGGGAGCTGCGTTCGCTGATCCGCAAGTATTCCGACCACGTGGCGTTCCCGATCCGCATGCCGAAGGAAGAGGACGGCAAGCCGGGCAACGAGTGGGAAACCGTCAACGATGCGTCCGCGCTGTGGGCCAAGCCGCGCAGCGAGATCTCCGACGAGGACTACCAGAGCTTCTACAAGTCGCTCGGCCACGATTTCAATGACGCGCTGGCGTGGACGCACAACCGCGTCGAAGGCAGCCAGAGCTTCACCACGCTGCTGTACATCCCCGAGCAGCCGCCGTTCGACCTGATGATGGGCGGGCGCGACGAGCGCAAGGGGCTGAAGCTTTACATCAAGCGCGTCTTCATCATGGATGCGGCCGAGGAACTTCTGCCCAACTACCTGCGCTTCGTGCGCGGCGTGGTGGATGCGGACGACCTGCCGCTCAACGTGAGCCGCGAAATCCTCCAGCACAACCGCCAGCTGGAGCGCATCCGCGCCGCCTGCGTGAAGCGGGTGCTCGACCTGCTGGAGAAGCTCTCGCGCGACGAGCCGGAGAAGTACGCCACCTTCTACAAGGCCTTCGGCAACACGCTGAAGGAAGGCATCGGCGAGGATCCCGCCAACCGCGAGCGCATTGCCAAGCTGCTGCGCTTCGCATCCACCAAGGGCGATGGCGCCGCGCAGACCGTGTCGCTGGATGACTACATCAGCCGCATGGCCATGGGCCAGGACACCATCTGGTACATCACCGCCGACAGCTACGCCGCTGCCTTGGGTAGCCCGCAGCTCGAAGCGTTCAAGGCCAAGGGCATCGAAGTACTGCTGATGTTCGACCGCGTCGACGAATGGATGCTCAACAGCCTGCACGAGTACGAAGGCAAGAAGCTCCGCAACGTGGCCAAGGGTGATCTGCCGCTGGACGAGGCGGACAAGAAGCAGCAGGAAGAAGCCAGCAAGGCCGCCGAGCCGTTGGTGCACAAGTTGAAGGAACTGCTGGGCGACCGCGTGGGCGACGTGCGCGTGTCGGCGCGACTCACCGACTCGCCGTCGTGCCTGGCGTTGTCCGACTACGAAATGGCGCCGCACCTGGCACGCCTGCTGCGTGAGGCCGGCCACGACGTGCCGCTGGCCAAGCCAACGCTGGAAGTGAACCCGCAGCATCCGCTGCTCAAGCGCGTGGAGAGTGAGGGTGATGCGGTCAAGGCTGCCGACCTCGCGAACCTGCTGCTGGACCAGGCGGAGATCGCCGCTGGAGCGCAGCTGCCGGACCCGGCAGCGTTCGTGCAGCGTTTGAATCGCTTGATCGTGGGGTAA
- the gluQRS gene encoding tRNA glutamyl-Q(34) synthetase GluQRS, translated as MSYRGRFAPSPTGHLHFGSLVAAVGSWLCARHAGGAWLLRVEDIDPPREMPGSAESILAALPAFGLLADAPPLFQSRRIAAYDAAFEQLRATGHVFPCWCSRNDLAGGLHLDGQCLAAPVEGRAPAWRLRVPDIEIGFVDGLQGPQIQSLRLAAGDFVIRRVEGYYAYQLACVVDDAFQGITQVVRGNDLLDSTPRQIFLQRCLGLPTPGYLHLPLALDGEGRKLSKSERAHPVDPTNPLPALRRALDFLDLPAHPGASDPASLLAHALAHFSPARLPHCSERAAA; from the coding sequence ATGAGTTACCGCGGACGCTTTGCCCCTTCTCCGACCGGCCACCTGCATTTCGGTTCCCTCGTGGCCGCCGTGGGCAGCTGGCTGTGCGCCCGCCACGCGGGTGGGGCCTGGCTGCTGCGCGTGGAGGACATCGACCCGCCACGCGAGATGCCTGGCTCGGCGGAAAGCATCCTGGCCGCCCTGCCCGCGTTCGGCCTGCTGGCCGACGCCCCGCCGCTGTTCCAGTCCCGGCGCATCGCCGCCTACGATGCCGCCTTCGAGCAGCTCAGGGCGACGGGCCACGTTTTCCCCTGCTGGTGCAGCCGCAACGACCTGGCGGGTGGGCTGCATCTGGATGGCCAGTGCCTCGCCGCGCCGGTCGAGGGCCGCGCCCCGGCCTGGCGGCTGCGCGTGCCGGACATAGAGATCGGCTTCGTGGATGGCCTGCAGGGCCCGCAGATCCAGAGCCTGCGACTGGCGGCCGGGGATTTCGTGATACGCCGGGTGGAGGGCTATTACGCCTACCAGCTGGCCTGCGTGGTCGACGACGCGTTCCAGGGCATCACCCAGGTGGTGCGCGGCAATGACCTGCTCGATTCCACCCCGCGCCAGATCTTTCTGCAGCGCTGCCTTGGCCTGCCCACGCCCGGCTACCTGCATCTGCCGCTGGCGCTGGATGGCGAAGGCCGCAAGCTGTCCAAGTCCGAGCGGGCGCATCCGGTGGACCCGACGAACCCTTTGCCGGCCCTGCGCCGCGCGCTGGACTTCCTCGATCTCCCCGCGCATCCGGGGGCGAGCGACCCCGCCTCGCTGCTGGCGCATGCCCTCGCCCATTTCTCCCCCGCGCGCCTGCCGCACTGCAGCGAACGTGCGGCGGCCTGA
- a CDS encoding DUF962 domain-containing protein — MSQYASFREFYPFYLGEHSDVQCRRMHFVGSTLVLAVIATAIVTGNAWWLWLAPVAGYGFAWIGHFVFEKNRPATFTHPLYSLMGDWVMYWQILRGKVKI, encoded by the coding sequence ATGTCCCAGTACGCCAGCTTCCGCGAGTTCTATCCGTTCTATCTGGGCGAGCACAGCGACGTGCAGTGCCGGCGCATGCACTTTGTCGGCAGCACGCTGGTGCTGGCGGTGATCGCTACGGCCATCGTCACCGGCAACGCATGGTGGCTGTGGCTGGCGCCCGTAGCGGGTTACGGCTTTGCCTGGATCGGGCACTTCGTGTTCGAGAAGAACCGCCCGGCCACCTTCACCCATCCGCTCTACAGCCTGATGGGGGACTGGGTGATGTACTGGCAGATCCTGCGGGGCAAGGTGAAGATCTGA